GACGATGTCGAGAGCCGGACGGGTCTGCAGTGCCTCGTCGAGGTCGGTCTCCAGGCCGTTCTTCTCGCCGTCGATGATGCGGCGCTGGAGGCGCTCGTCGAGCGGCAGCGCGAGGAGTTCCTCGGCCTTGCCGGCCTTCATCGACTTCATGTTGACACCCTCGAAGAGCTCCATGAGCCGCTGCAACGGGTCATAGCCTTCGGCGCGGCGGTCGTAGATGAGGTCGAGTGCGACCTTCACCTGCTCCTCCTCCAGGCGCGCGATCGGCAGGATCTTCGACGCGTGCACGATGGCGGAGTCGAGACCGGCCTTGACGCACTCGTCGAGGAAGACGGAGTTCAGGACGACTCGGGCGGCCGGATTGAGACCGAAGGAGATGTTCGACAGGCCGAGCGTGGTCTGGACCTCGGGATGGCGCCGCTTGAGCTCGCGGATGGCGCCGATGGTGGCGATGCCGTCCTTGCGGGACTCCTCCTGACCGGTGCAGATGGTGAAGGTCAGCGTGTCGATGAGGATGTCCGACTCGTGGACGCCCCAGTTTCCGGTCAGGTCCTCGATCAGCCGCTCGGCGACGGCGACCTTGTGCTCGACTGTGCGGGCCTGGCCCTCCTCGTCGATGGTCAGGGCGATTAGCGCGGCGCCGTGTTCGACAGCCAGTGCGGTGACCTTGGCGAAGCGCGACTCCGGCCCGTCGCCGTCCTCGTAGTTGACGGAGTTGAGAACGGCCCGGCCGCCGAGCTTCTCCAGGCCGGCCCGCAGGACCGGCAGCTCGGTGGAGTCGAGCACGATCGGGAGCGTGGAGGCGGTGGCGAAGCGTCCGGCCAGTTCCTCCATGTCCGCGACACCGTCGCGGCCGACGTAGTCGACGCAGAGGTCGAGCATGTGCGCGCCCTCCCGGATCTGGTCGCGCGCCATCTCCACGCAGTCGTCCCAGCGGGCCTCCAGCATGGCCTCGCGGAACTTCTTGGATCCGTTGGCGTTCGTACGCTCACCGATGGCGAGGTACGAGGTGTCCTGACGGAACGGGACCGTCTGGTACAGCGAGGCGGCGCCGGGCTCGGGCCGCGGGTCGCGAGGGACGAGGGACGCGCCGCGCACGCGCTCGACGACCTGCCGCAGGTGCTCCGGAGTCGTACCGCAGCAGCCGCCGACCAGCGAGAGGCCGTACTCCCGGACGAACGTCTCCTGCGCGTCGGCCAGTCCTTCGGGGCCGAGCGGGAAGTGCGCGCCGTCCTTGGTGAGGACCGGCAGTCCGGCGTTGGGCATGCAGAGCAACGGGATACGCGAGTGGCGCGTGAGGTAGCGCAGATGCTCGCTCATCTCCGCCGGGCCGGTCGAGCAGTTCAGGCCGATCATGTCGACGCCGAGCGGTTCGAGTGCGGTCAGGGCGGCACCGATCTCCGAGCCGAGCAGCATCGTGCCGGTCGTCTCGAACGCCAGCGAGCACAGCAGCGGAAGGTCGCTGCCCAGCGCCTCGAGCGCCTTGCGCGCACCGAGTACCGCGGCCTTGGTCTGCAGGAGGTCCTGTGTCGTCTCGATGATGAGCGCGTCCGCGCCGCCGGCGATCAGGCCCTCGGCGTTCTGCTGGAAACCGTCGCGGAGCGCGGTGTACGGCGCGTGGCCCAGCGTCGGCAGCTTGGTGCCGGGGCCCATGGAGCCGAGCACCCAGCGCTGCTGCCCGGTGGAGGCGGTGAACTCGTCGGCGACCTCGCGGGCGATGCGCGCGCCGGACTCGGAGAGTTCGTGGATGCGCTCGGCGATGTCGTACTCGCCCAGGGCCGAGGCGTTGGCGCCGAAGGAGTTCGTCTCGACGCAGTCCACGCCGACCGCGAAGTACTCCTGGTGCACCGAGCGCACGATGTCGGGGCGGGTGACGTTCAGGATCTCGTTGCAGCCTTCGAGGTCCTGGAAGTCCTCAAGGGTGGGATCCTGCGCCTGGAGCATGGTGCCCATGGCACCGTCGGCCACCACCACGCGGGTGGCGAGGGCCTCGCGGAGGGCTTCGGCTCGGTTCCGGCTGTCGGCGGAAGGGGTCGGCGACGAGGCCATGGATGTACTCCCTGGGATGCGACGGCTGTCGGCTTTGCGTCTTCGGCGGAAGGCGCACCACGCCAGCCTAGCCGGGCGGGGCCCGGGGCCGTCACTTCGTCCCACGGAACGGACGGCATGCTGTGCGGGGGGATGTCCGGATCGCAGTGGTACCGCGGTTTTCCTGCGCGATCGAGCGCAGGTCGGCATCGACCGATAGTGTTCAGCATTGTCGAACCGAGGTGGAGGAGTACGGCGCGATGGCCAAGAACATCCAGTCGCTGGAGCGGGCGGCGGCGATGCTGCGCCTGCTGGCAGGCGGCGAGCGGCGGCTGGGGCTGTCCGACATCGCCTCTTCGCTGGGCCTGGCCAAGGGCACCGCACACGGCATCCTGCGCACACTCCAGCACGAGGGCTTCGTCGAGCAGGACGCGGCGTCCGGCCGCTATCAGCTGGGGGCCGAGCTGCTGCGCCTGGGCAACAGCTATCTGGACGTCCACGAGCTGCGGGCCCGCGCGCTGGTCTGGACGGACGACCTGGCCCGCTCCAGCGGCGAGAGCGCCCATCTGGGGGTCCTGCACCAGCAGGGTGTCCTCATCGTCCACCACGTCTTCCGGCCCGACGACAGCCGGCAGGTCCTGGAGGTGGGGGCCATGCAGCCACTGCACTCCACGGCCCTGGGCAAGGTGCTCTCGGCGTACGACCCGGTGGCGCACTCCGAGGCCCTGGAGGCCGAGCGGCAGTCCTTCACGCCCCACACCGTCACCGACCGGGAGGAGTTCGAGGCGATGCTCGACCTGATCCGGGCCCGCGGCTGGGCGGCCGACGTGGAGGAGACCTGGGAGGGTGTGGCCGCGGTGGCCGCTCCGGTCCACGACAGGCGGCGGGTACCGGTCGGCGCGGTGGCCGTGACAGGCGCGGTCGAGCGGGTCTGCGCGGACGGGGAGCTGCGCCCCGAGCTGATCGCCGCGGTGCGGGACTGCGCCCGGGCGGTCTCCAGGGATCTGGGCGCCCGGCCCTTCTGACCTGCGCGGCGCCCGGTTGCTGCCGACGGCCCGCTCCGACAGGCCGTCGGTAACGATCGAGTTTTGCGCCACACAACTCTTGACGCCTGATTCACCCAGGGGAAACATTGCCGTTCACCGGTCGGCATTGCCGAACAGCTAACGGAAATACGCGTTAGGGTGTGACAGCGCCAAGGCCGGAAAACGCCCTCACGTGAGGGCGCGGACCACCGGAGGGACCCGGGGTTCGGCTTCCCTGGACGAAGGACAAAGGAGTCGCGGGTGTCCAGCTCCGACATCTTCATCGGCGAGACCATAGGTACCGCCGTACTCATCCTGCTCGGCGGTGGTGTCTGTGCCGCCGTCACTCTCAAGCGCTCCAAGGCCCAGAACGCCGGCTGGCTCGCCATCACCTTCGGGTGGGGTTTCGCCGTGCTGGCCGGCGCGTATCTGGCCGGTGGAGTTTCCGGCGCGCATCTCAATCCGGCGGTCACGATCGGTCTCGCGATCGAGGGCGGCACCAAGTGGAGCGACGTACCGCTGTACCTCGTCTCCCAGCTGTTCGGCGCGATGATCGGCGCGGTGCTGGTCTGGCTGACGTACTACGGACAGTTCCGGGCGCACCTCACGGATCCGGAGATCCTGGGCGCCCAGCCGGGTGAAGAGGCCATGGTCGACCAGGCCGCCGCCCCGAAGGCGGGCCCGGTGCTGGGCATCTTCTCCACCGGCCCCGAGATCCGGCACGCGGTGCAGAACCTCGTCACCGAGATCATCGCCACCGTCGTGCTCGTCCTGGCGATCCTCACCCAGGGCCTCAACAACGACGGCAACGGCCTCGGCACGCTCGGCGCCCTCGTCACCGCTCTGCTCGTCGTCGGCATCGGTCTCTCCCTCGGCGGGCCGACGGGTTACGCAATCAACCCGGTTCGCGACCTCGGTCCGCGTATCGTGCACGCGCTGCTGCCGCTGCCGAACAAGGGCGGTTCCGACTGGGGCTACGCGTGGATCCCGGTCGTCGGACCGCTCATCGGCGGCGCGATCGCGGGCGGGCTCTACAACGTCGCCTTCGCCTGAGCCGTGGCGCCGCAGAGCCGTAACCCTCAAGACCACACAGACTTCCGGGAGCACACCGTGACCGACGCACACACCACCGGCCCGTTCATCGCGGCCATCGACCAGGGCACCACCTCCAGCCGCTGCATCGTCTTCGACAAGGACGGCCGGATCGTCTCCGTAGACCAGAAGGAGCACGAACAGATCTTCCCGAAGCCGGGCTGGGTCGAGCACAACGCGACCGAGATCTGGGAGAACGTCCAGGAGGTCGTCGCCGGGGCCATCGCCAAGGCGGGCATCACGGCCGCCGATGTGAAGGCCATCGGCATCACCAACCAGCGCGAGACCACACTGCTCTGGGACAGGAACACCGGCGAGCCCGTCCACAACGCCCTTGTCTGGCAGGACACCCGCACCGACGCGCTCTGCAAGGAGCTCGGCCGCAACGTCGGTCAGGACCGCTTCCGCCGCGAGACCGGCCTGCCACTCGCCTCGTACTTCGCCGGCCCCAAGGTCCGCTGGCTGCTCGACAACGTGGAGGGGCTGCGTGAGCGCGCCGAGCGCGGCGAGATCCTCTTCGGCACCATGGACTCCTGGGTCATCTGGAACCTGACCGGCGGCACCGAGGGCGGTGTCCACGTCACCGACGTCACCAACGCCTCGCGCACCCTTCTGATGAACCTGCACACCCTGGCGTGGGACGACAAGATCCTCACCTCCATGGAGATCCCGGCGGCCGTGCTGCCCGAGATCCGCTCCTCCGCCGAGGTGTACGGCACCGCCAAGGGCGGCGTCCTGGACGGCGTCCCGGTCGCCTCCGCGCTCGGTGACCAGCAGGCGGCCCTCTTCGGCCAGACCTGCTTCGCCAAGGGCGAGGCCAAGTCCACGTACGGCACGGGCACCTTCATGCTGATGAACACCGGTGAGACGCCCGTCAACTCGTACAACGGACTGCTGACGACGGTCGGTTACCGGATCGGCGAGCAGAAGCCGGTGTACGCCCTGGAGGGCTCCATCGCCGTCACGGGTTCGCTGGTGCAGTGGATGCGCGACCAGATGGGCCTGATCAAGTCCGCGGCCGAGATCGAGACCCTGGCCTCGTCGGTCGAGGACAACGGCGGCGCGTACTTCGTGCCCGCCTTCTCCGGCCTCTTCGCCCCGTACTGGCGCTCCGACGCCCGCGGCGTCATCGCCGGTCTGACCAGGTACGTCACCAAGGCACACATCGCCCGTGCCGTCCTGGAGGCCACCGCCTGGCAGACCCGCGAGATCACCGACGCCATGACCAAGGACTCCGGCGTCGAGCTGACCGCCCTCAAGGTCGACGGCGGCATGACCTCCAACAACTTGCTGATGCAGACGCTCGCCGACTTCCTGGACGCACCCGTGGTGCGGCCCATGGTCGCCGAGACCACCTGCCTCGGCGCCGCCTACGCCGCCGGTCTCGCCGTCGGCTTCTGGCCGGACACCGACGCGCTGCGTGCCAACTGGCGCCGGGCCGCCGAGTGGACACCCCGCATGGCCGCGGACACCCGCGACCGCGAGTACAAGAGCTGGCTCAAGGCCGTGGAACGGACCATGGGCTGGATCGAAGACAGCACAGTCGAGGAGTAATCACAATGACCACCCTGCAGAGCGTCCCGTCACTCGGGACGCACCCGGCCTCCGGCTCCCTTCCGAGCCGCGCCGAGACTCGGGAGCAGCTCTCCAAGGCGACGTACGACCTCCTGGTGATCGGTGGCGGCATCCTGGGCATCTCCACCGCCTGGCACGCCGCGCAGTCCGGGCTGCGGGTGGCCCTGGTGGACGCCGGCGACTTCGCCGGCGCCACCTCCTCCGCCTCCTCCAAGCTGCTCCACGGCGGTCTGCGCTATCTGCAGACCGGCGCCGTGAAGCTGGTCGCGGAGAACCACTTCGAGCGGCGCGCGGTGTCCCGTCAGGTCGCCCCGCACCTGGCGAATCCGCTCACCTTCTACCTGCCGGTCTACAAGGGCGGGCCGCACGGCGCGGCCAAGCTCGGCGCGGGCGTGTTCGCGTACTCCGCGCTCTCCGCGTTCGGTGACGGCGTCGGCCATGTGATCAGCCCGGCGAAGGCTCAGCGCGACGTGCCGGAGCTGCGTACCGACAATCTCAAGGCCGTCGCGGTCTACGGCGACGACCAGATGAACGATGCCCGCATGGCGCTGATGACGGTCCGTGCGGCCGTCGACGCGGGCGCGGTCGTCCTCAACCACGCCGCGGTGACCGGACTGCGGTTCACCAAGGGCCGGGTGACCGGCGCCGACCTGGAGGACCGTACGGACGGCACGGAGTTCGGTGTCAACGCCCGGCTCGTGCTGAACGCCACCGGACCGTGGGTCGATCACCTGCGCAAAATGGAGGACCCGAACGCGGCGCCCTCGATACGTCTGTCCAAGGGCGCGCACCTCGTACTGAAGCGCACCCGCCCCTGGAAGGCCGCGCTCGCCACCCCGATCGACAAGTACCGCATCACGTTCGCCCTGCCCTGGGAGGACATGCTGCTGCTCGGTACGACGGACGAGGAGTACGAGGGCGATCCGGCGGACGTCGCGGTCAACGAGAAGGACACCGCGCAGATCCTGGACGAGGCGGCGTTCTCGATCAGGGACCAGCAGCTGTCACGCGATCTGATCACGTACTCCTTCGCGGGCCTGCGGGTGCTTCCCGGCGGCCCCGGTGACACGTCCAAGGCCAAGCGCGAGACAGTCGTGACGGAGGGCCGCGGCGGGATGCTGTCGGTCGCGGGCGGCAAGTGGACGACGTTCCGCCACATCGGCCGTACGGTGATGAACAAGCTTGCCGCGCTCCCCGGGCACCCGCTGGCCGAGGACATGGAGCCGATGGCCCGTCTGCCGAAGAAGCTCCCGCTGCCCGGCATCGCCAACCCGAACGCGGTGGCTCACCGGCTGCTGGTCGACGGCGGCACGCCCGGACCGCGGATGGCCGCCGACACCGCTCGGCACCTCGCCACCCACTACGGCTCGCTCTCCTTCGACATCGCGCGGCTGGCGAACGAGAACCCGGCGCTGGCCGAGCGCATCCACCCGGACGCGCCGGAGATCTGGGCGCAGGTCGTCTACGCACGTGATCACGAGTGGGCCGAGACGGCGGACGACGTGCTGCGCCGCCGGACGACACTGACGATCCGCGGTCTGGCGACGGACGAGATCCGGGCCGGCGTCGAGTCCATGCTCGGCGACCGGGGCTGACGAGGCCGGACGGACCGGGCGGGGCGGCTCCCACGGGGGGATCCGCCCCGCCCTCATGTCGCGGGGACCGCGGCCCGGTGGACGCGCCATACGGCCGCCATACGCGTGCAATATGACGCGGGGCCAGTTGACGTCATGAAGTTTTCCGTGCTCTCCCTCATCGGCCACGCCCCGCACCCGCTGACCGGCCATCTCCCCTCCCCCGCCGAGCGGTTCGAGGAGGTGATCGAGACCGGAGTCGTCGCGGAGCGGCTCGGCTTCGACGCGTACGCGATCGGCGAGCGGCACGCCGGTCCCTTCCTCTCGTCCAGTCCGAGCGTGGTGCTCGGCGCGCTGGCGGCCCGTACCTCCACGATCCGGCTACTGACCGGTGTGTCGACTGGGAGGGCGAGTTCCGGCCCGCGCTGAAGAACACGACGACGCTGCCGCGCCCGTACGCCGGGGCCCCGCGCATCTGGCACGGCTCGGCGACCAGCCTCAACTCCCCCGAACTGGCGGCGCTCCACGGCGATCCGCTGTTCACCGCCAACGCCATCCAGCCCCGTGCGGCGTACGCCCGGCTGATCGACCACTACCGCGAGCGCTTCGAGGCGTACGGCCACGATCCGGCCGGCGCGCATGTGGCCGCGGGTTCGGGCGGGCTGCTGATCGCCGACAGTTCGCAGCAGGCCGTAGAGCGCTACAAGGAGCTGTACGAGGCGAAGGTGAGGCAGTCCTTCCGGCCGCACCTGGAGGGCCGGGCGGGCTACAACACGCCGTTCCGGACGATCGAGGAGGCCATCACGGACGGGCCCCAGCTGATCGGCAGCCCGCAGCAGATCATCGACAAGATCCTCGGCTGGCACGAGGTGTACGGGCACGACCTCCAGTCGATCAGCGTGGACGGTTTCGGGCTGAGCCGGGCCGAGCAGACCGAGACGCTGCAGCGGTTCTCGCAGGACATCGCTCCGGTCGTACGGCGTGAGGCACCGTCCGCGCTCTGGGACTGACCGGAGCGCCGTGCGAGGGCCGCGCACCCGGGACGACCTGCGGCAGACCTGGTTCATCCGCCTCTCCCGACCCGCATAATGAGGAGAGACATCGGATGTCTGATTCCAGTCCGGATCCAGGAGGACCGTCATGGCTGTCACCGACGAGGCGATCGAGAAGATCAAGGGAATGATCGTCTCGGGTGCGCTACGGCCCGGCGACCGGCTCCCCAAGGAGAGCGAACTCGCGGCGGAGCTGGGGCTCTCCCGCAACTCCCTGCGGGAGGCGGTGCGCGCCCTGTCCCTGATCCGCATCCTCGATGTGCGGCAGGGCGACGGCACCTATGTGACCAGCCTCGATCCACAGCTGCTGCTGGAGGCGCTGAGCTTCGTCGTGGACTTCCACCGCGACGACACGGTGCTCGAATTCCTCGCGGTGCGCCGCATTCTGGAACCGGCCGCGACGGCGATGGCGGCCACCCGGATCAGCGAGGACCAACTGGACGTACTGAGCTCGCAGTTGGACGCGCTGGGGGCGAATCCCTCAGTGGAGGAGCTGGTCGCCTGCGATCTGGAGTTCCACCGGGGGATCGTGCAGTCGTCCGGGAATTCGGTGCTCTGCTCGCTGCTCGACGGTCTTTCGGGGCCGACGACCCGGGCGCGGGTCTGGCGCGGTCTGACGCAGGAGGACGCGGTCAGCCGCACGCTCCATGAGCACCGGGCGATCGTGTCGGCGCTGCGGGACCGGGACACGGAGGCAGCGCGGGCCTGGGCGACGGTGCATGTGGCGAGCGTGGAGCAGTGGCTGCGGTCGACGCTTTAGCGCGGTTACGGGGAAGGGGCAAGCGGGATCGTTTCCCCACCCGCCCCTTGCTCAGTCCTGCTTCTCGCTCAGTCCTGCTTCTCGCCGCTCGCGAAACGGGAGATGACCAGGGCGACGATGATGATCGCGCCGTTGAGGAACTGGTTCCAGAGCGCCGGGACACCGCCGAGGGTCATCACATTGACCACCAGCTGGAGCGTCAGTACGCCGGTCAGCGCACCGAACAGGGTGCCGCGCCCGCCCTTGAGGCTGATCCCGCCGATGACCGCGGCGGCGAACACCTGGAAGATCCAGCCGTTGCCCTGTGTCGCCGCGACCGATCCGTAATGGCCGGTGTAGAGGATGCCCGCGAAGGCCGCCAGCAGACCGCCGATGGCGAGCACGATCCAGGTGACCCGGTCCACCCGGATGCCCGCGGCCCGCGCCGCCTCCGGGTTGCCGCCGATGGCGTACAGCGAGCGTCCGTGGCGCAGCCAGGCCAGCGCCGCGCCGCCGACGGCGAACAGGGCCAGGCAGATCCAGACCGCGGCCGGTGCGCCGAGCCACTCGCTCTTGCCGAGGTAACGGAAGGACTCCGGGACGTCGGTGATGGACTTGCCCTCGGTGATGCCGATGTGGAGGCCGCGCAGCATGGTGAGCATACCGAGCGTGGCGATGAAGCCGTTGACCCTCAGCTTCAGCATCAGGAAGCCGTTGACCGCGCCGATCACGAGACCCACCAGCAGACAGAGCGGGATCGCGGACCAGGTGGGCAGCAGGCCGAGGCCCGCGAAGCGGCCGCCCTCGGTCGGCAGGACCAGCCACATCGCGACGACCGGCGCGATGCCGATCGTCGACTCCAGCGACAGGTCCATCCGTCCGCAGATCAGGATCAGTGCCTGGCCCAGGACGAGCAGGCTCAGCTCGGAGGACTGCTGGACGACGCTGATCAGGTTCTCGGAGGTCAGGAACACCGGCGAGACGATGAACCCGATCACCATCAGCACCAGGATCACCGGTACCAGGGAGAAGTCGCTCCATCGGATCAGCTTCAGCCGGTCCAGCGGGCTCCCGCCCGTCAGTGCGCTCTTCAGCCCGCTGTCGATGCCGTCGGCCGCCGGAGGCCGTACCGTGCCGGTCATTCCCTTTCCCCCACACCTTCCATGGCGGCGACGAGTTCCCCGTCGGTCCACCCGCTTGCGAACGTGGCGACCACGCGCCCGTGGAACAGGGCGAGCACCCGGTCGCAGACCCGCAGATCGTCCAGTTCGTCCGAGATGATCACTGCGGCGTTCCCCTCGTCGGCGACCCGTCGCACGACCCCGAGCAGCGAGTCCTTGGACTTGACGTCCACACCCGCGGTGGGCCGGACCGCCACCAGCACACTGGGTTTGCGGGCCAGCGCGCGGGCGACGACCACCTTCTGCTGATTGCCGCCGGAGAGCCCGGAGACGGGCTGCTCGGGCCCCTGTGTCTTGATGTCCAGCGAGGCGATCATCGACCGTGCGAACTCCCTTGTACGGGAGGGCAGTACGGTCCCCCACGGGCCGAGCTGGTCGGTGACCGTGAGGGTGGCGTTCTCGGCGACGCTGCGATCCAGGACGAGGCCCTGGTCGTGCCGGTCCTCGGGGATGTAGCCGATCCCGGCGTCCAGCGCGTGCGGCACGCTGCCGCCGCGCACGGTGCTGCCGTGTACCCAGACCGTGCCGGCGCCCGCCTTTCTCATTCCGGCCAGGGTCTCGCCCAGGGCCGTGTTGCCGCTGGCCGCGGAGCCGGCGAGGCCGAGCACCTCACCGGGGCGGACCTCCAGGTCCAGCGGTTCGAACTGGCCCTGCAGGGTGAGCCCTTCGGTACGCAGTACGGGGGCCGCCGACTCGTCCCGTACCGCCGTCCCGGCACCGCCCGCGTGCCAGGCGGTGGCGCCCGCGGCCCGCTCTCCGGTCATCGCCGCCACCAGTTCCGCCTTTGCGATGTCGGCGACCGGGGCGGTGAGCACATGGCGGGCGTCGCGGTAGACGGTGACCGCCGTGCACAGCTCGTACACCTCCTGCAGATGGTGGGAGATGAAGAGGAACGCCACTCCCTGGCTCTGCAGCTCCCTGAGTTTGTCGAAGAGCCGTCCGATGCCGCGGGCATCGAGCTGGGCGGTCGGCTCGTCCAGGATGATCAGCCGGGCGCCGAAGGACAGCGCCCGCGCGATCTCGACGAACTGCCGCTGCTCGACGGCGAGATCGCGCGCCCTGGTGCCGGGGTCGACCTGGACGCCGTACTCGGCGAGGAGCCGCTCGGCGCGTCTGCGCAGCCTCCCCCAGCTGATCCAGCGGGCGTTCTCGTCGAACCGGTTGAGGAAGAGGTTCTCGGCGACGGTCAGATCGGGGACGACCATGGACTTCTGGTAGACACAGGCGACCTTCGACTGCCAGGCCGTGGTGTCCCCGAAGGCGGGCGCGGGCCGGCCGCCGAACGTGACCGTGCCCGCGTCCGCCTTGTGGAGTCCGGTCAGGACGCCGACCAGCGTCGACTTGCCCGCGCCGTTGCGGCCGACGAGGGCATGGGACTCGCCGGGCCGCACGGTGAGCCGGACCCCGTCGAGCGCCACGGTGGGCCCGAAACGTTTGACGACGCCTTCCGCCTGTACGGCGGGTGGTGGTGCCTGGTCCATCAGACCCCTTCTCAGCGAAGCGCTGTAGTAATGTCGATGTCCTGCCCCCGGGCAGCGGTCAGGGCTTGGCCGCGTCTCGGCTCCTCGGAGCCGAGAGGGAAGCCCTCTCGACAACGGGAGGGAGGAGTCACGGCTAGCTCTTCTTCTCTAGCTGATTGGCCCACAGTTTCGGGTCATCCACGTTGTCCTTTGTCACAAGGGGCGCGGGGAGTTGATCCTCGAAACCGTTCGGGATCTTGATGATGTTCGAGTCATGGTCGGTGGGGCCTTCCTTGAAGGCCTTACCGTCCAAGGCCGCCTTGGCGTAGTACAGCGCGTACTTGGCGTACAGGTCGGCGGGCTGGGAGATCGTCGCGTCGATCTTCCCGGCCTTGATGGCGTCGAACTCCTCCGGGATGCCGTCGTTGGAGATGATCGTGATGTGACCCGGCGTGCCGGCGGGCTTGAGCAGCTTCTTCTGCTCCAGGAGTGCGAGGGTGGGCTGCAGGAAGACACCGCCGGCCTGCATGTAGATCCCGTTGATGTCGGGGTTGGCGGCCAGCGTGGCCTGGAGCTTGGCGGAGGCGACGTCGCCCTTCCAGTCGGTGGCAAGCTCGAAGACCTTGATGCCGGGGAACTCCTTGTCCATGCAG
This sequence is a window from Streptomyces sp. NBC_01217. Protein-coding genes within it:
- the glpK gene encoding glycerol kinase GlpK, encoding MTDAHTTGPFIAAIDQGTTSSRCIVFDKDGRIVSVDQKEHEQIFPKPGWVEHNATEIWENVQEVVAGAIAKAGITAADVKAIGITNQRETTLLWDRNTGEPVHNALVWQDTRTDALCKELGRNVGQDRFRRETGLPLASYFAGPKVRWLLDNVEGLRERAERGEILFGTMDSWVIWNLTGGTEGGVHVTDVTNASRTLLMNLHTLAWDDKILTSMEIPAAVLPEIRSSAEVYGTAKGGVLDGVPVASALGDQQAALFGQTCFAKGEAKSTYGTGTFMLMNTGETPVNSYNGLLTTVGYRIGEQKPVYALEGSIAVTGSLVQWMRDQMGLIKSAAEIETLASSVEDNGGAYFVPAFSGLFAPYWRSDARGVIAGLTRYVTKAHIARAVLEATAWQTREITDAMTKDSGVELTALKVDGGMTSNNLLMQTLADFLDAPVVRPMVAETTCLGAAYAAGLAVGFWPDTDALRANWRRAAEWTPRMAADTRDREYKSWLKAVERTMGWIEDSTVEE
- a CDS encoding glycerol-3-phosphate dehydrogenase/oxidase; this translates as MTTLQSVPSLGTHPASGSLPSRAETREQLSKATYDLLVIGGGILGISTAWHAAQSGLRVALVDAGDFAGATSSASSKLLHGGLRYLQTGAVKLVAENHFERRAVSRQVAPHLANPLTFYLPVYKGGPHGAAKLGAGVFAYSALSAFGDGVGHVISPAKAQRDVPELRTDNLKAVAVYGDDQMNDARMALMTVRAAVDAGAVVLNHAAVTGLRFTKGRVTGADLEDRTDGTEFGVNARLVLNATGPWVDHLRKMEDPNAAPSIRLSKGAHLVLKRTRPWKAALATPIDKYRITFALPWEDMLLLGTTDEEYEGDPADVAVNEKDTAQILDEAAFSIRDQQLSRDLITYSFAGLRVLPGGPGDTSKAKRETVVTEGRGGMLSVAGGKWTTFRHIGRTVMNKLAALPGHPLAEDMEPMARLPKKLPLPGIANPNAVAHRLLVDGGTPGPRMAADTARHLATHYGSLSFDIARLANENPALAERIHPDAPEIWAQVVYARDHEWAETADDVLRRRTTLTIRGLATDEIRAGVESMLGDRG
- a CDS encoding FadR/GntR family transcriptional regulator, whose protein sequence is MAVTDEAIEKIKGMIVSGALRPGDRLPKESELAAELGLSRNSLREAVRALSLIRILDVRQGDGTYVTSLDPQLLLEALSFVVDFHRDDTVLEFLAVRRILEPAATAMAATRISEDQLDVLSSQLDALGANPSVEELVACDLEFHRGIVQSSGNSVLCSLLDGLSGPTTRARVWRGLTQEDAVSRTLHEHRAIVSALRDRDTEAARAWATVHVASVEQWLRSTL
- a CDS encoding MIP/aquaporin family protein, with product MSSSDIFIGETIGTAVLILLGGGVCAAVTLKRSKAQNAGWLAITFGWGFAVLAGAYLAGGVSGAHLNPAVTIGLAIEGGTKWSDVPLYLVSQLFGAMIGAVLVWLTYYGQFRAHLTDPEILGAQPGEEAMVDQAAAPKAGPVLGIFSTGPEIRHAVQNLVTEIIATVVLVLAILTQGLNNDGNGLGTLGALVTALLVVGIGLSLGGPTGYAINPVRDLGPRIVHALLPLPNKGGSDWGYAWIPVVGPLIGGAIAGGLYNVAFA
- the metH gene encoding methionine synthase, with product MASSPTPSADSRNRAEALREALATRVVVADGAMGTMLQAQDPTLEDFQDLEGCNEILNVTRPDIVRSVHQEYFAVGVDCVETNSFGANASALGEYDIAERIHELSESGARIAREVADEFTASTGQQRWVLGSMGPGTKLPTLGHAPYTALRDGFQQNAEGLIAGGADALIIETTQDLLQTKAAVLGARKALEALGSDLPLLCSLAFETTGTMLLGSEIGAALTALEPLGVDMIGLNCSTGPAEMSEHLRYLTRHSRIPLLCMPNAGLPVLTKDGAHFPLGPEGLADAQETFVREYGLSLVGGCCGTTPEHLRQVVERVRGASLVPRDPRPEPGAASLYQTVPFRQDTSYLAIGERTNANGSKKFREAMLEARWDDCVEMARDQIREGAHMLDLCVDYVGRDGVADMEELAGRFATASTLPIVLDSTELPVLRAGLEKLGGRAVLNSVNYEDGDGPESRFAKVTALAVEHGAALIALTIDEEGQARTVEHKVAVAERLIEDLTGNWGVHESDILIDTLTFTICTGQEESRKDGIATIGAIRELKRRHPEVQTTLGLSNISFGLNPAARVVLNSVFLDECVKAGLDSAIVHASKILPIARLEEEQVKVALDLIYDRRAEGYDPLQRLMELFEGVNMKSMKAGKAEELLALPLDERLQRRIIDGEKNGLETDLDEALQTRPALDIVNDTLLEGMKVVGELFGSGQMQLPFVLQSAEVMKSAVAYLEPHMEKSDAEGKGTIVLATVRGDVHDIGKNLVDIILSNNGFNVVNIGIKQPVSAILEAAQEHRADVIGMSGLLVKSTVIMKENLEELNQRKLAAEYPVILGGAALTRAYVEQDLHEIYEGEVRYARDAFEGLRLMDALIAVKRGVPGATLPELKQRRVPKRETAVLEVDEPEEGVRSDVATDNPVPEPPFWGTRVVKGIQLKEYASWLDEGALFKGQWGLKQARAGDGPTYEELVETEGRPHLRGWLDKLHTENLLEAAVVYGYFPCVSKGDDLILLHEDGSERTRFTFPRQRRGRRLCLADFFRPEESGETDVIGLQVVTVGSKIGGETAKLFEANSYRDYLELHGLSVQLAEALAEYWHARVRSELGFGGEDPADVEDMFALKYRGARFSLGYGACPDLEDRAKISELLQPERIGVHLSEEFQLHPEQSTDAIVIHHPEAKYFNAR
- a CDS encoding IclR family transcriptional regulator, whose product is MAKNIQSLERAAAMLRLLAGGERRLGLSDIASSLGLAKGTAHGILRTLQHEGFVEQDAASGRYQLGAELLRLGNSYLDVHELRARALVWTDDLARSSGESAHLGVLHQQGVLIVHHVFRPDDSRQVLEVGAMQPLHSTALGKVLSAYDPVAHSEALEAERQSFTPHTVTDREEFEAMLDLIRARGWAADVEETWEGVAAVAAPVHDRRRVPVGAVAVTGAVERVCADGELRPELIAAVRDCARAVSRDLGARPF